A genomic window from Streptomyces sp. NBC_00234 includes:
- a CDS encoding thiamine pyrophosphate-binding protein, producing the protein MTHDHHDDRPQLTPAQAEAALSPPPGRNGGDLVVETLQGLGATTVFGLPGQHALGMFDALRRSSLSYVGLRVENNAGFAADAYGRITGEVAPLLLSTGPGALTSLAALQEAAAASAPVLAISSQIPTAGLGGGRHGYLHELRDQKASFRDIVKSVHTVRTASQIPSAIAAAWESALTAPHGPVWVEIPQDVLLAETILPVVTAMDATPRELYPRPELTVAAAHLLSKAERPAIIAGGGVVRSDASGKLRALAEKLNAPVVTTFGGKGAFPWEHPLSLRSWLEDRHTTDFLESADVLLVVGSGLGELSSNYHTFAPRGRVIQIEADAGKLESNHPALGIHSDAREALSDLLEAVEDREDATAAERVRTVLEKVRARIDAQDLTLEQQVLASVREALPDTAPSFWDMTILAYWAWSAFDARHPNTMHSAQGAGGLGYGFPAAIGAAAADPTRPVLAVSGDGGAMYSIAELATARQYGLPVTWLIVDDGGYGILREYMTGAFGEATGTELSRPDFVALAESFGVPAVRTTPESLTEDLAKALAAPGPSVVVLPALLRMFEPTHL; encoded by the coding sequence GTGACCCACGACCACCACGACGACCGCCCGCAGCTCACGCCCGCGCAGGCCGAGGCGGCTCTCAGCCCGCCGCCCGGCCGCAACGGCGGCGACCTCGTCGTCGAGACGCTCCAGGGCCTCGGCGCCACCACCGTCTTCGGACTGCCCGGCCAGCACGCGCTCGGCATGTTCGACGCGCTGCGCCGCTCCTCCCTCTCGTACGTCGGTCTGCGCGTCGAGAACAACGCGGGCTTCGCCGCCGATGCCTACGGCCGGATCACCGGCGAGGTCGCCCCGCTGCTGCTTTCCACGGGTCCGGGCGCCCTGACCTCCCTCGCCGCGCTCCAGGAGGCGGCGGCGGCCTCGGCCCCCGTCCTCGCGATCTCCAGCCAGATCCCGACCGCGGGCCTCGGCGGTGGCCGTCACGGCTACCTGCACGAGCTCCGCGACCAGAAGGCGTCGTTCCGCGACATCGTGAAGTCGGTGCACACCGTGCGTACCGCTTCCCAGATCCCGTCCGCGATCGCCGCGGCCTGGGAGTCCGCGCTCACCGCCCCGCACGGCCCGGTCTGGGTGGAGATCCCGCAGGACGTGCTGCTCGCCGAGACGATCCTGCCGGTCGTCACGGCGATGGACGCCACCCCGCGCGAGCTGTACCCGCGCCCCGAGCTGACCGTCGCGGCGGCCCACCTGCTGTCGAAGGCCGAGCGCCCGGCGATCATCGCGGGTGGCGGAGTCGTACGGTCCGACGCGAGCGGCAAGCTGCGCGCCCTCGCGGAGAAGCTCAACGCCCCCGTCGTCACCACCTTCGGCGGCAAGGGCGCCTTCCCCTGGGAGCACCCGCTGTCCCTGCGCTCCTGGCTGGAGGACCGGCACACCACGGACTTCCTGGAGTCCGCGGACGTCCTGCTGGTCGTCGGCTCGGGCCTGGGCGAGCTCTCCTCGAACTACCACACGTTCGCCCCGCGCGGCCGGGTCATCCAGATCGAGGCCGACGCCGGCAAGCTGGAGTCCAACCACCCCGCCCTCGGCATCCACTCCGACGCCCGCGAAGCGCTCTCCGACCTCCTCGAAGCGGTCGAGGACCGCGAGGACGCGACGGCGGCCGAGCGGGTCCGTACGGTGCTGGAGAAGGTACGGGCCCGGATCGACGCCCAGGACCTCACCCTGGAGCAGCAGGTCCTCGCCTCGGTGCGCGAGGCCCTGCCCGACACCGCGCCCAGCTTCTGGGACATGACGATCCTCGCCTACTGGGCGTGGTCCGCCTTCGACGCCCGCCACCCGAACACGATGCACTCGGCCCAGGGCGCCGGCGGCCTCGGCTACGGATTCCCGGCGGCGATCGGCGCCGCGGCGGCCGACCCCACGAGGCCGGTCCTCGCGGTCTCCGGGGACGGCGGCGCGATGTACTCGATCGCCGAACTGGCCACGGCCAGGCAGTACGGCCTCCCCGTCACCTGGCTGATCGTCGACGACGGCGGCTACGGAATCCTGCGCGAGTACATGACGGGCGCGTTCGGCGAGGCCACCGGGACGGAGCTCTCACGCCCCGACTTCGTCGCCCTCGCCGAGTCCTTCGGCGTCCCCGCGGTCCGTACGACGCCGGAGTCCCTCACCGAGGACCTGGCGAAGGCGCTGGCGGCCCCCGGGCCCTCCGTGGTCGTGCTCCCGGCCCTGCTGAGGATGTTCGAGCCGACGCACCTGTAG
- the speB gene encoding agmatinase → MSSNETPRGPVDSSRVPRYAGPATFARLPRLDEVGTADVAVVGVPFDSGVSYRPGARFGGNAIREASRLLRPYNPAQDASPFALAQVADAGDIAANPFNINEAVETVEAAADELLGTGARLMTLGGDHTIALPLLRSVAKKHGPVALLHFDAHLDTWDTYFGAEYTHGTPFRRAVEEGILDTEALSHVGTRGPLYGKQDLTDDAKMGFGIVTSADVMRRGVDEIADQLRQRIGDRPLYISIDIDVLDPAHAPGTGTPEAGGLTSRELLEILRGLSSCHLVSADLVEVAPAYDHAEITSVAASHTAYELTTIMSRQIAEARSK, encoded by the coding sequence ATGAGCAGCAACGAAACGCCGCGCGGCCCCGTCGACTCGTCCCGCGTCCCGCGGTACGCCGGACCCGCGACCTTCGCCCGGCTGCCCCGGCTCGACGAGGTCGGCACCGCCGATGTCGCCGTCGTCGGCGTGCCTTTCGACAGCGGTGTCTCGTACCGCCCCGGCGCCCGCTTCGGCGGGAACGCGATCCGCGAGGCGTCCCGTCTGCTGCGTCCGTACAACCCCGCCCAGGACGCCTCGCCGTTCGCCCTCGCGCAGGTCGCCGACGCCGGTGACATCGCCGCGAACCCGTTCAACATCAACGAGGCCGTCGAGACCGTCGAGGCCGCCGCCGACGAGCTGCTCGGCACCGGCGCCCGGCTGATGACGCTCGGCGGCGACCACACCATCGCGCTGCCCCTGCTGCGTTCCGTCGCCAAGAAGCACGGCCCCGTCGCCCTGCTCCACTTCGACGCGCACCTGGACACCTGGGACACCTACTTCGGCGCCGAGTACACCCACGGCACCCCGTTCCGCCGGGCCGTCGAGGAGGGCATCCTCGACACCGAGGCGCTCTCCCACGTCGGCACGCGCGGCCCGCTCTACGGCAAGCAGGACCTCACCGACGACGCCAAGATGGGCTTCGGCATCGTCACCTCCGCCGACGTCATGCGGCGCGGCGTCGACGAGATCGCCGACCAGCTGCGCCAGCGCATCGGTGACCGTCCGCTCTACATCTCCATCGACATCGACGTCCTGGACCCGGCCCACGCGCCCGGCACCGGCACCCCCGAGGCCGGCGGTCTCACCTCCCGCGAGCTGCTGGAGATCCTCCGCGGGCTCTCCTCCTGCCACCTGGTCTCCGCCGACCTGGTCGAGGTCGCCCCCGCGTACGACCACGCGGAGATCACCTCCGTCGCCGCCTCCCACACGGCGTACGAACTGACCACGATCATGTCCCGTCAGATCGCGGAGGCACGCTCCAAGTGA